Sequence from the Cuniculiplasma divulgatum genome:
ACTGGTATATGAGGACTGAAGCCGCACTGACACCATTGAATGGATACTGGGTCACATAATATGCCACAATTGCTATGGACCCGAACTCACTCATGGCCCGGCTCATGGATGTGAGCATCGAGGAAATGACCTGCCTGAGCATTCCGGGAAGCACAGCGCCATAAAGTGTCCTGATTCTGGAGGCACCGAAGGACTGTGAAAGCAAATCCGGAAATATGTTCCTGGAGGAAAGGGCAGACTGCATGGACCTGATGTAGATGGGCGCAGAAACAAATGCCAGGGCTATTACCATTCCCTGTATGGTGTCAAAGAAGTCTATGCCAATGGATTCCAGGAACTTCCCCGTGGGCGTGAAGGGACTTCCCAGGATGAGTATGGCTATGCCCACTATGGGATGCGGTATGGAGGCAGGTATATCAGCTATGGTTTCCATTCCTCTGTGCACCCTTGAAGAAAGTTCGTAGGCAAGAGGGGTGAATACTATGAAAACAAGAACCGCTGCCAGAATGGATGTGAACAGGGTCAGGGCTATGGCCTTCATGACTGTTATTCCGTAGCCCTGCCGGTCATGATAAATTGCCAGTCCATAGATCAGGATGAGAACTATTGGGATGGAAATGATTGCCACTGAAACGGCCGAAAATACCCACAGGAGGTCTTTCCTCTTCCTCATTGAAATTCAGTGCTCCGCTTTACGCTGATATCATGCAGGGATTGGTCCCCCATATACAATTCTCCCTGCTGAAATCAGTGCCATGATCCCGGCGGGCGGCTGTGTGTTGTTGAACAGGAGAGGCTCTTTCAGGGGTCTCATTCCATAGCTGGACAGGAATGAATCATTTCCCGGGATATAGCTGACAAACTCAATGGAAGCTGCAGGATCTGTCCCGTTGGCAAGGGCTGAGGCATACAGGTATATGGGCGCGCCGG
This genomic interval carries:
- a CDS encoding ABC transporter permease, giving the protein MRKRKDLLWVFSAVSVAIISIPIVLILIYGLAIYHDRQGYGITVMKAIALTLFTSILAAVLVFIVFTPLAYELSSRVHRGMETIADIPASIPHPIVGIAILILGSPFTPTGKFLESIGIDFFDTIQGMVIALAFVSAPIYIRSMQSALSSRNIFPDLLSQSFGASRIRTLYGAVLPGMLRQVISSMLTSMSRAMSEFGSIAIVAYYVTQYPFNGVSAASVLIYQYYGYFGPGVAITASAIMIIVSLAVLAVARIAGAGRHAGVEA